Proteins from one Chroococcidiopsis sp. CCMEE 29 genomic window:
- a CDS encoding cytochrome P450, whose product MATINTLSSLPLPPGSFGLPFIGETLSFLRDPNFAKKRHKKYGPVFKSQLFGRPTIFLLGAEANHFLLTHENQYFSTSWPHSTKVLLGPAALSVQTGAEHQQRRKLLSQAFQPRALAGYVTTMEQITHRYLHKWEQLGTLTWYPELRNYTLDIACKLIVGTESGSQSKLGEWFKTWCDGLFTVPIPLPGTKFGRAMRCRELLLGEIEKIIQQRQQEANLAQDALSLLLQAKDEEGNSLSIDELKDQVLTLLFAGHETLTSAIASLCRLLAQHPEVLAAARSEQQQLAIEEPLTLEHLKQMSYLEQVLKEVLRVVPPVGGGFREAIKPCEFNGYSIPQGWSVLYQISRTHQDSSIYDQPEHFDPERFGAERAEDKFKPFSYVPFGGGIRECLGKEFAKLEMKVFAALLVRHYKWELLPEQNLELVMVPTPHPQDGLQVSLRRFQSEL is encoded by the coding sequence ATGGCAACCATCAATACCCTCAGTTCACTACCTTTGCCGCCTGGTAGTTTCGGCTTACCTTTTATTGGTGAAACCCTTAGCTTTCTGCGAGATCCAAACTTCGCTAAAAAGCGGCATAAAAAGTATGGTCCAGTCTTCAAAAGTCAATTGTTTGGGCGACCAACAATATTCCTGCTGGGAGCAGAAGCAAACCACTTTCTTTTAACCCATGAGAATCAATATTTTTCCACCAGTTGGCCCCACAGTACAAAGGTGCTTCTAGGCCCTGCTGCTTTGTCCGTTCAGACGGGGGCCGAACACCAGCAGCGTCGAAAGCTGCTATCCCAAGCTTTTCAACCTAGGGCTTTAGCAGGTTATGTCACCACGATGGAGCAGATCACCCACCGTTATCTACACAAGTGGGAACAACTCGGTACGTTGACGTGGTATCCAGAGCTGAGGAATTATACGCTTGATATTGCTTGCAAGTTGATTGTGGGTACTGAATCAGGTTCACAGTCTAAGTTAGGCGAGTGGTTCAAAACCTGGTGTGATGGTTTATTTACTGTCCCTATTCCCCTACCTGGGACGAAGTTCGGTCGAGCAATGCGCTGTCGGGAATTACTACTAGGTGAAATTGAGAAAATTATCCAGCAACGTCAACAAGAGGCAAATCTAGCTCAGGATGCCTTAAGTTTGCTACTACAAGCGAAGGATGAAGAGGGAAATAGCCTCAGTATAGATGAACTCAAAGACCAGGTGCTGACACTGTTGTTCGCAGGTCATGAGACGTTAACATCGGCGATCGCATCCCTATGCCGTCTACTAGCACAACATCCAGAGGTTTTGGCAGCTGCCCGTTCCGAACAACAGCAACTAGCAATTGAGGAACCGCTAACCTTAGAACATCTCAAGCAGATGAGCTATCTGGAGCAAGTGTTAAAAGAAGTTCTGCGAGTGGTTCCCCCAGTTGGCGGTGGATTTCGAGAGGCAATCAAGCCATGCGAGTTCAATGGCTACTCTATTCCCCAAGGCTGGTCTGTACTTTACCAAATCAGTAGGACGCATCAAGATAGTAGTATCTACGATCAGCCAGAGCACTTTGATCCAGAACGCTTTGGTGCAGAACGGGCTGAAGATAAATTTAAACCGTTTAGCTATGTGCCATTTGGTGGTGGCATCCGAGAATGTTTAGGTAAGGAATTTGCCAAGCTGGAGATGAAGGTTTTTGCAGCGCTCTTGGTACGTCACTACAAGTGGGAACTGCTGCCCGAACAGAACCTTGAGCTTGTCATGGTGCCAACTCCTCATCCCCAAGATGGTTTGCAGGTAAGCTTGCGACGTTTTCAAAGTGAGCTCTGA